GCGAACGGGACCGCTCGTTGCTTCGACTGTGGCAATTCCGCGTTCAGGGTTCCGCCGGAGGACGGACGATCTCCAGCCACACCGTCTTGCCGCCGCCCGCCAGCGGCTCGCTGCCCCAGGCGGTGGCCAGCCGGTCGACCACCCGCAGCCCGTACCCGCCGGGCCGGGCGGGTGACCGGGGCGGACGCAGCACCGGCGGCCGGTCGTCGGCGTCCCGGACGGCGACCCGCAGCAGCGGTCCGTACCTGGTCAGTTCCAGCAGGTAGGGGCCGGCGGCGTGCTGGCAAGCATTGGTGACCAGTTCGCTGGTCATCAGCAGCACGTCCTCGGCGACGGCCCGGGTGTCGGCGTCCGGCGCGGGCAGCCAGCCCCAGGCCCGCAGCGCGTCGCGGGCGAACTCCCGGCCCCGCGCGACGGTGCCGGGCGCGCCGGTCAGCGACAGGTCGCGCCGGTCGGTGTCGGGCCGCCGCGGCCGGACGGGACGGCCGACGGAGCTGCCGACGGGTCGGTGGGCCGGGTGGGCCGGGCGGGCGGTCATCACGGGGCTCCGATCGCATCGTCCACACCGCCCGCACCGGGCGGCGGCCCCGCCTCCGCCCCCGGGCCCGTACCCGCACCCGTATCCGCACCCGTCCCCGGGTCCGGCACCACGTCCGCCCTCGCGTCCGGCACCGGCGCCGCCAGCGCCTGCTCGACGTCGGGGTGCACGTCCAGCACCTCGTTCGCGCCGGTGATCTCCAGCATCCGGGCGACCACCGGCCCGGGCGCGGCCAGCATCAGCGGCAGGCCGGCCCGGTTGGCGGCGGCCTGGGCGCGCAGCAGCAGGTTGAGGCCGGTGGAGTCGCAGAAGGCCAGGCCGCCGCAGTCCAGCACCAGCCGTGCGGGCGGGTCGGCGACGGCCCGCTCCAGGACTTCGCGCAGCGGGCCGACGCTGTCGTGGTCGAGTTCGCCCTCGGGCCGCACCACCAGCGCTCCGGGCGGGCGGCGCAGCGCGACGGTGAGCAGGGCGCCGGGGCCGGTGACCGGTTGCGCGTCCACGGATCGCACACCTCCTGCCGTACGGGTGTCGAGTTCCTTCCGCCCGGGCTCTTCCGCTCCGGGGCCCCTCCGCTCCCGGTCCGCCGCCCCTGGACGACCACCGGGTCCGCGGCCGTCCCACCAGCCTCGCGGCTACCCGGGCGGACCGGAGCTCAATCAGCGGCCCCGGCCCGGGCGGCCGTGTCGGCGGCCGTCCCCTCGATGTGCTCGCGCAGTCCGGCGAGGGTGGTGGCGAGGATGCGCGAGACGTGCATCTGGGAGACGCCGATCTCGGCGGCGATCTCGCTCTGGGTGAGCCCGCCCCAGAAGCGCAGCAGCAGGACGGTGCGCTCGCGTTCGGGCAGTTGGTTGAGGAAGGGCTTGGCCATCACCCGGAGTTCGGCGACCTCCAGTTCCGGGTCGCAGCTGCCGAGCCGGTTGACCAGGGCGCTGCCGGCGTCGTCGGGGTCGTCGTCGCGCAGCGAGTCGAGCGAGTCGCAGCGGCACAGCCGTCCGGCTTCCAGGCCCTCGGCGGCCTCCTCCTCGGTGACGTGGAGTTCCGCGGCGAGTTCGGCGGTGTCGGGCAGCCGGCCGAGGGACTGTTCGAGCCGGTCGGAGGCGTGGACGGCCGCCAGGTAGCGTTCCTGCACGCTGCGCGGGACGCGCAGCGGCCAGGAGGTGTCGCGGAAGAAGCGCTTGATCTCGCCGGAGATGGTGGGGATCGCGTAGGTGACGAACTCGACGCCGCGGTCCGGGTCGAAGCCGTCGACGGCCTTGATCAGGCCGACGGTGCCGACCTGGATGATGTCGTCGAGGTCCTCGGGGCGGTGCCGGAACCGGGCGGCGACGAACCGCACCAGCGGCATGTTCAGCTCGATCAGGGTGCCCCGGACGTAGCTGTGGGCGGGGTCCTCGGGGGGTAGTTCGGCGAGCCGGTGGAACAGCGCGTCGCTGAGCCGGCGGGCCTCGTACTTGCCCATGGCGCGCATCTCGCGCCGGGTGGGCCGGTGCATCGGGTCGACCTCGACCGGTTCGGCGGCGGTCGCGAGGGTGGGCGTAGTGGTCACGGGGAGTCATCTCCCGGGTACGGTGGGGGCCTGCCTCGGCGACCCGGCGGACGGGGCGCACCGCGTGCCGGGCGGTGGGGACCGTCCGGTGCACGCGGCGGGCCGCGCGGCGTCGGGTCGGCGGCGGGGCGGGCGGAGAACCGTGGAACCCGGCTTCTTCAGGCGACGGCTCCCGGCACGCGGCGCACGACTCGCGGCTCTGGGCTCGCGACTCTCTGCTCACATACCGTGATGTGGCGACCCCTGGGGTCGGCCGCGCCGAGCGGTGTGCGCTCGGTGCGGCCTCCTGTTCCTACCCCTGCCCGGCCGTTCCGAACCGGATTCACCCGATTCCCTCTGGTTCGGCCCTCCCGGGACGGGTATGCGCGTCGGGTGACCTGTCCGGCGACGAAAGGAGTCCCACCATGCCCGCCGGATCGAGCCCCAAGCGGGAACGCCAGTACGAGCACATCAAGGAGAGCGAGCTGGAGCGCGGCGCCAGCCGGGAGCGCGCCACCGAGATCGCCGCCCGCACCGTCAACAAGGAGCGCGCCCGGCACGGCGAGAGCCGCACGGCCAGCCGCAGCTCCACGCACGACGTCTCCTCCGGGCACCGGGGCGGCAAGCGCTCGCACCGCGGGGCCGGGGGGCCGACGTACGAGCAGCTGTACAACGAGGCGCGGCAGCGCGGGATCAAGGGCCGCTCGAAGATGAACAAGGGCCAGCTCGAACACGCACTGGGACGGTGACCGGCGATGACCACGACGACCGCAGCGACCACGACGACCGCGATGACCATTCCGATGCCCGTCGACCCGGACGTCCGACCGCCTGAGCCGCCGGACGCGCCGCCCCGCCCGACCGACCCGCCCGACCCGCAGCCGCCGAACCCGGGCCCGCCCGGCCCCGGCCGACCCGACCCGGTTCCGGACCCGCAGCCGCCGGGGCCCGGCCCCGACCCGTCTCCCGAGCCCACTCCGCAGCCCAGCCCGATCCCCTAAGGGCCCCGGCGGCCCTGACCGGGCCGCCTCCCCGACCGGCCGAGCGCCGCGCCGGTCGGGAAGCCGGGCAACGGCTGGGCAACGACCGGGCACGGACGGGCAGTTGCGGGGTTCCGGCGCGGCCGGGCCGGGTAGGGCGCCCTGCGGCGGAATGATCCGGGGGCGGGGGGTCGGATGGGCTGGGTCCGGTGGCTGGGGCCGACCTGGCCGTGGCGGGCGGCGGGCGGGTTCGCCGTGCTGTGGCTGGCGGCCGTGGCGGTGGCGACCTGGCTGCTGCTGGGCGGTCAGGCGCTCGCGATGAGCGGCCTGTTGGGGCCGACCGGCAGCTACACGGCCTCCCACTGTCACGAGGAGTTCGAGAGCACCGACGTCAGCTGCGAGGGCCGCTACACGCCCTCGTCCCCGGTCGGGGCGCCGTCGCGGCCGATGGTGCTGCGCGGCGCCCCCGATGCGTACCGGGTCGGCGGCCGGCTGGACGTCCGGGAGGTCGGCGGCCGGGCCTACGCGCCCTCGCCGGTCGCCGCCGGGGAGTATCTCGCCTTCAGCGGGTGGATGGCCTCCACCCTGGGCATGCCCGCCGTGTGGCTGCTGGCCTGCGCCCGCAAGGGACGCGCCGCGAGCGGCGACGGCTACGTCTTCGCCTGGCTGGCGATCCTGTTCCTGGTGTGCGTCCTGGGCGTCGTCGTGCTGCCGCTGTTCTGGCTGATGTCCGTGATCCGCGGCTGAGGCCCCGACCCGCGCCCGCCGCGCCCGGCGCTCGGCCGGTCCCGGGGAACCCGGGGTGACGCCCGATCAGCCGCCGTGCGCCGCGCCGTCCCCGTGCACCGCACCGTCCCCGCGCCCCGCGCCGCCGCCGTGCGCCAGGTGACCCCCGTGCGCGAGGTGGCCTCCGTGCGCGAGGTGACCCCCGTGCGCGAGGCGGTCGCGGGCGGTGCGGCCGCGCCGTTCGATCGGGAGGACGCCGGTGGCGGCGGCGAGGCCGTAGGGGGGCATGTCGCCGTAGATGGACTCGTAGTTGCCCGGCGGGACGACGTACGTCTCGTGCCAGATGCCCACGTGCTGGCGGGACTTGCGCTCCAGCCGGTTGACCGTCGCCCAGGCCGGGCGGTGCAGCTTGTCGGCGGCGGTGGCGTAGGCGAGCAGCTTCTCCACCGACTCCCAGTACTGGACCACGTAGAAGGTGCGCGGCGAGCCGAGCAGCAGCCGGTACCCGAGCAGCCCGCTCTCCGGGTCGCGGGAGAGTTCGCGCAGCATCCGCGGCATCGCGAGGAACACCGGCAGCCAGTGGTGCGGGCCCCGGAAGTGGTTGATCCGCATGCCGGTCAGGAAGAGGACGACGTCCCCCTCCGCGGCGGCGGTCGTCCGGCCGGGCATCGGTTTCGCGCGCACGGTGTTCCCCCTCGTCGTCGCCGGGCCCTCCCATGATTGGATAGCCCCGCTCACCAACTTCATTGGATAGTGGCACTCATCAACGGAGGGCACAAGGGCATGCGCCTGGCGGATCTCGGCGAACGGAGCGGCGTGCCGCTCGCCACGGTCAAGTACTACCTGCGCGAGGGGCTGCTCCCGCCCGGCCGCCGGATCAACGCCACCCAGTCCGAGTACGACGAGTCCCACCTGCGGCGGCTGCGCCTGGTGCGGGCGATGATCCAGGTGGGGCGGATTCCGGTGGCCACCGTCCGGGAGGTGCTGGCGCACGTCGACGACGACTCGCTGGGCCGCACCGTCCGGCTCGGCGCCGCGCTCTGGGCCCTGCCGCACCCCGCCGAGGAGACCCCCGGCACCCCGCCGGACGTCGAGGACCCGTCCCGGGCCGCCGCGCTGCTGCTGGTGGACGAACTGCTGGACCGCCTCGGCTGGTCCACCGCCCGCGAACTCGGCGCCCTCTCCCCCGCCCACCGCGCCCTGGTCTCCACCCTGGCCACCCTGCACCGGCTCGGCTACCCGCTCGGCGCCGACGACCTGCTGCCCTACGCCCGCACCATGGAGCAGGCCGCCGTCCACGACCTCGACCGGACCGACCTGCTGCCCACCGACCGCGAGCGGGCCGAGTACGCCGTCGCCTCGGCCGTCCTGTTCGAACCCGTCCTGCTCAACCTCCGCCGCCTGGCCCAGTCCGAGGAGTCGAGCCGCCGCCACGGCCTGTGACGCGACACCGAACGGGCCGGGCGGCCGACGCGTACGGGCGCCCGGGTGACGCGTACGGGCGCCCGGCCCGGGGTAGGCGGACCCGTCGACGCCCCCTACCGGAAGCAGGTGCCGCCGATGGCGTGCCGGATCAGTGAACTCGTCCTGGGCTGCCGCGAACCCGAGGTGCTGGCGCGCTTCTGGTGCGAGGTGCTGGACTTCGTGGTGCTCGACCGCACGGCCGACGGCGGCATCGAGATCGGCCCGCGCGAGGGCTTCGGCGGCGCGCAGCCGACCCTCTTCCTGAGCCCCGAGGCCGAGCCGCACCCGGGCCTGCCGCGCCTGCACATCGACGTCAGCGCCACCGACCGCGACCAGGACGCCGAACTGGAGCGCCTGCTCTCCCTCGGCGCCCGCCCGGCCGACATCGGCCAGACCGGCGAGGAGTCCTGGCACGTCCTGGCCGACCCGGAGGGCAACGTCTTCTGCCTGCTCAGGACGCGGATCAAGGAGCTCTGACCGGCGCCCCGCCGCCGTCCGCCGCGGCTCCGGGCGAAAATCCTCCCGGAGCCGCGATGAATTTCCCGCGCGCCGCCGGTACGTACCGGTGAGCCCCCCGGACCCGGTGGGGCCGACCGAGAACGAGCGCGAGGGAGAACTCCGATGTCGGACAACCGTGCGGCGGACGTCGCCGCGATCCAGGCCGTACTGGCCGCGTCCTACCGGGCCTGGGAGGCCGGGGACGCCGAGGCGATGGTCGCCGACTACACGGCGGACGCCACCGCCATCCTGCCCGGCTCGCTGCGCGACGGCCGCGAGGCCGTCCGGGCGGACATGGCCCGGGCCTTCGCCGGCCCGCTGAAGTCCACCTCGACCTGGAACCGCACGCTCGGCGTCCGCTTCCTGGGCCGGGACGCCGCACTCGTGGTCAACGAGTCGGGCATCCTGTTCGACGGGGCGAGCGAAGTCCCCGAGGACCGGAAGGTCTACGCGACCTGGGCGCTGGAGAAGCGCGACAGCCGCTGGCTGATCGCCGGCTACCACAACAGCCCGGTGCACGTGCCCGCCCACTGACGGACGCCGACGGGCGACCGGCGGCCCGCACCGGCGGGCGCGGGCCGCCGCACCGCCCACCGGCGGAGAACGAACCGGCAGACGGCACCAGCAGAGAGCACCGGCAGACGGCACCGGCAGAGAGCCACGGCAGGCCGGCGGCCCGCATCGGCGGATGCGGGCCGCCGGCCTGCCGCGTGGCGGGACCTCGCCGCGCGGCCGGTCGGCGGACCGGGGCTGATTCGTTCCGGGGCCCGCTGGGCAGACGCCCGCCGACCAGGAGCATCGGAGCAAGCGAAAGGACCTGAACCATGCTGCTGCTCGGAATCCTGCTGTTCGCCGCGTCCGGCGCGTTCGCCGGCCTGCTGATCGCCGACAACCTCGGCGGCGGCCCCGAGACCGGCGTCACCGTGCTCGGCCACCAGATCGCCACCATGAGCACCCTGGGGGCCTTCCTGGCCGGTCTGGCCCTCGCCCTGCTCTTCTGCGCCGGCCTGGCGCTGGTCGGCGGCGGGCTGCGGATGCACCGCCGCCACCGCCGGGCCGTCCCGGCGGACGCCGCGGTGGTACCGGAGCGCACCGACGACCCGGCCGCCGACGGCTACACCACCGGCGGGTCCACCGCCACCACCGGCGGGTCCACCGCCACCCGGCCCACGCGCGGCCGCCCGCGCCACCGCTTCACGCACTGAGGTTCACGCACTGAGAGGTTCACGCACTGGGGTTCACGCACGGAGAGGTTCACGCGCCGGGTTCCACGCGCCGAGGCACCCGCCCGGCGGGCGGAAGTCCCGGGCCCGGCCCGCCGGTTCAAGGACAGGTCAAGTGGAGGTTCCGTCAGGACAAAGCGGATAGCGGCCGGTCGACCCCCGCGGACTTCCGCCGGGAAGGACCGTCCGCACCCGGACCCGGAATGCCCCGCCCGCCCCGCTCCCGCCCGGGCGCCCGGCGCCGGGGCATTCGCCGCTCACCTTCAACTCCCGCTACCACCAGTGCAGTTGGCCGATCTCACTCTCCCTCCCC
The window above is part of the Kitasatospora sp. NA04385 genome. Proteins encoded here:
- a CDS encoding ATP-binding protein; this translates as MTARPAHPAHRPVGSSVGRPVRPRRPDTDRRDLSLTGAPGTVARGREFARDALRAWGWLPAPDADTRAVAEDVLLMTSELVTNACQHAAGPYLLELTRYGPLLRVAVRDADDRPPVLRPPRSPARPGGYGLRVVDRLATAWGSEPLAGGGKTVWLEIVRPPAEP
- a CDS encoding STAS domain-containing protein → MDAQPVTGPGALLTVALRRPPGALVVRPEGELDHDSVGPLREVLERAVADPPARLVLDCGGLAFCDSTGLNLLLRAQAAANRAGLPLMLAAPGPVVARMLEITGANEVLDVHPDVEQALAAPVPDARADVVPDPGTGADTGAGTGPGAEAGPPPGAGGVDDAIGAP
- a CDS encoding SigB/SigF/SigG family RNA polymerase sigma factor, producing the protein MTTTPTLATAAEPVEVDPMHRPTRREMRAMGKYEARRLSDALFHRLAELPPEDPAHSYVRGTLIELNMPLVRFVAARFRHRPEDLDDIIQVGTVGLIKAVDGFDPDRGVEFVTYAIPTISGEIKRFFRDTSWPLRVPRSVQERYLAAVHASDRLEQSLGRLPDTAELAAELHVTEEEAAEGLEAGRLCRCDSLDSLRDDDPDDAGSALVNRLGSCDPELEVAELRVMAKPFLNQLPERERTVLLLRFWGGLTQSEIAAEIGVSQMHVSRILATTLAGLREHIEGTAADTAARAGAAD
- a CDS encoding plasmid stabilization protein; translation: MPAGSSPKRERQYEHIKESELERGASRERATEIAARTVNKERARHGESRTASRSSTHDVSSGHRGGKRSHRGAGGPTYEQLYNEARQRGIKGRSKMNKGQLEHALGR
- a CDS encoding DUF4188 domain-containing protein — protein: MPGRTTAAAEGDVVLFLTGMRINHFRGPHHWLPVFLAMPRMLRELSRDPESGLLGYRLLLGSPRTFYVVQYWESVEKLLAYATAADKLHRPAWATVNRLERKSRQHVGIWHETYVVPPGNYESIYGDMPPYGLAAATGVLPIERRGRTARDRLAHGGHLAHGGHLAHGGHLAHGGGAGRGDGAVHGDGAAHGG
- a CDS encoding MerR family transcriptional regulator produces the protein MRLADLGERSGVPLATVKYYLREGLLPPGRRINATQSEYDESHLRRLRLVRAMIQVGRIPVATVREVLAHVDDDSLGRTVRLGAALWALPHPAEETPGTPPDVEDPSRAAALLLVDELLDRLGWSTARELGALSPAHRALVSTLATLHRLGYPLGADDLLPYARTMEQAAVHDLDRTDLLPTDRERAEYAVASAVLFEPVLLNLRRLAQSEESSRRHGL
- a CDS encoding VOC family protein: MACRISELVLGCREPEVLARFWCEVLDFVVLDRTADGGIEIGPREGFGGAQPTLFLSPEAEPHPGLPRLHIDVSATDRDQDAELERLLSLGARPADIGQTGEESWHVLADPEGNVFCLLRTRIKEL
- a CDS encoding SgcJ/EcaC family oxidoreductase; amino-acid sequence: MSDNRAADVAAIQAVLAASYRAWEAGDAEAMVADYTADATAILPGSLRDGREAVRADMARAFAGPLKSTSTWNRTLGVRFLGRDAALVVNESGILFDGASEVPEDRKVYATWALEKRDSRWLIAGYHNSPVHVPAH